One Bombus fervidus isolate BK054 chromosome 5, iyBomFerv1, whole genome shotgun sequence DNA window includes the following coding sequences:
- the LOC139987680 gene encoding transcription factor E2F5, with translation MPRVRRQVVLEDPARPVTPDMVETKLLKQEFLDDGSLDEVQAQKVAEETPSPHLQDHQYGQTPCYQVTRKPTQPPPRTEQISVQAVKRRLNLEMGTTGPSQSAFKAPRGKRRRSGSSSLAGHTPTKSKTVERTRYDTSLSLLTKKFIHLVESSQDGVVDLNVASEKLEVQKRRIYDITNVLEGIGILEKKSKNNIQWKGGQLPNDRNDIADLRREVADLEAKENTLDRLIHGADKNLRELCADRQYAYVTYHDLRSVPMYKDQAIMAVKAPPEATLHVPQPINNLGQQKLQMHMRSSHGEIEVFLCPDDPTVKTSPNPGYTTTQPVPSSKESEIPCLPPELLTNEESGVRVEPVPSVESSLNTRLSTPVVSTVTSLAGMRDALLCESDDYGPMGGGKFQLQTEDQISTSDLSILDFGEHLLSLEPPLSENDYSFALGTEEGLSDLFDFKF, from the exons ATGCCTCGAGTAAGGAGACAAGTGGTCTTGGAAGATCCTGCCAGGCCTGTCACACCAGACATGGTGGAAACTAAATTAT TGAAACAAGAGTTTTTGGACGATGGCTCTTTGGATGAAGTTCAAGCACAAAAAGTGGCTGAGGAAACACCAAGTCCTCATCTTCAAGACCATCAATATGGACAAACACCTTGTTATCAAGTAACAAGGAAACCTACACAACCACCACCACGAACTGAA CAAATATCAGTTCAAGCAGTGAAACGAAGACTGAATCTGGAAATGGGAACCACCGGTCCTAGCCAATCTGCCTTCAAAGCCCCTAGAGGCAAACGTAGGAGATCTGGATCGAGTTCTCTGGCTGGCCACACTCCTACAAAAA GTAAAACGGTAGAAAGAACGCGGTACGATACATCACTGAGCTTACTTACAAAAAAGTTCATACATTTAGTCGAGAGCAGTCAAGACGGTGTTGTAGATTTAAACGTAGCGTCTGAAAAGTTAGAAGTACAGAAACGTCGTATATACGACATTACGAATGTATTGGAAGGCATAGGTATTTTGgagaagaaaagtaaaaacaatatacaatGGAA aggTGGTCAGTTACCAAACGATAGGAACGATATCGCTGATCTCAGAAGGGAAGTGGCAGATTTAGAAGCTAAGGAAAACACCTTGGATCGATTGATTCATGGTGCAGACAAAAATCTTAGGGAGCTCTGTGCAGACAGACAATACGCTTATGTAACGTATCACGATTTACGTTCTGTCCCAATGTACAAAGACCAGGCTATAATGGCAGTAAAGGCTCCGCCAGAAGCCACACTTCATGTTCCACAACCTATCAATAACCTTGGTCAGCAAAAG CTTCAAATGCACATGAGGTCATCTCATGGCGAGATAGAGGTATTCCTCTGTCCTGACGATCCTACAGTCAAAACATCTCCCAATCCGGGTTACACGACGACGCAACCTGTGCCTTCGTCAAAAGAATCCGAAATACCTTGTCTGCCTCCTGAACTTCTAACCAATGAAGAAAGCGGGGTTCGGGTTGAACCAGTACCTTCTGTCGAGAGTTCGTTGAATACTCGTTTGTCCACACCGGTTGTATCTACAGTTACCAGTTTAGCAGGCATGAGGGACGCACTTTTGTGTGAATCGGATGATTATGGACCAATGGGTGGAGGCAAATTCCAACTCCAAACGGAGGATCAAATTAGCACTTCAG
- the LOC139987034 gene encoding protein takeout, protein MTFHSVRAVVIALCAIAIVAGDYQLPATVKTCKRDSDDFSSCLRLAIQEAWPTFVSGLPEFDIPILDPYYTESHSMEFESGQHGGKMLATDIRTYGLAKARFLSVKPEMVDDLFRLEIDVEIPKILIDGNYKAEGYLASFRVGGKGFFNISMEDLRVTWDISGHVVNDIWVVEHFKLSPTVGDMKIWFSDLFNGNNELNRAALVFINEYWPLIYRAILPKLTDSWDTYLTEFTNRFFSKIPFSTVFP, encoded by the exons ATGACGTTCCACAGCGTTCGTGCAGTTGTCATCGCGTTATGCGCTATCGCTATCGTCGCTGGGGATTATCAGCTCC CCGCAACTGTGAAAACCTGCAAAAGAGATTCCGATGACTTCTCATCTTGTTTGAGGCTAGCCATACAAGAAGCATGGCCCACGTTCGTTTCAG GATTGCCAGAGTTCGACATACCCATTTTGGATCCTTATTACACCGAGTCTCATTCCATGGAATTCGAAAGTGGCCAGCATGGTGGAAAAATGCTTGCCACGGACATTCGAACATACGGTCTTGCCAAAGCACGTTTCTTATCTGTGAAACCGGAGATGGTAGACGATCTCTTCCGCTTGGAAATCGACGTTGAGATACCAAAGATTTTAATCGATGGCAACTACAAAGCCGAAGGTTACCTGGCATCTTTTAGAGTGGGTGGAAAAG GTTTCTTCAACATTAGCATGGAAGACCTCAGAGTCACATGGGACATCTCTGGTCACGTAGTAAACGATATATGGGTTGTGGAACACTTCAAACTATCGCCTACAGTTGGAGATATGAAGATCTGGTTCAGTGATCTCTTCAATGGAAACAACGAACTGA ATCGAGCTGCTCTCGTCTTCATCAACGAATACTGGCCTCTAATATACCGAGCAATATTGCCAAAATTGACGGATTCTTGGGACACGTACCTGACCGAATTCACCAATCGTTTCTTCTCGAAGATACCTTTCTCAACTGTGTTCCCTTGA
- the Archease gene encoding protein archease: MDTLSEEDFVIPPAKYEYLDHTADVQLHAWGNSMEEAFEQCAVAMFGYMTDLERVQMTQLHYVEAEGHDMESLLFHFLDELLFMFSAEPFIVAKKVKITNFDRENFKISATALGEEFTIGKHTQNAEVKAITYSAMQILDRPQSERPELFVIVDI; encoded by the exons ATGGACACGTTAAGCGAAGAAGATTTTGTGATACCTCCGGCTAAATACGAAT ATTTGGACCACACGGCTGATGTGCA ACTGCACGCATGGGGCAATTCCATGGAAGAGGCTTTCGAGCAATGTGCGGTGGCCATGTTTGGGTACATGACGGATTTAGAGCGAGTTCAAATGACACAGTTACATTACGTAGAAGCGGAAGGACACGACATGGAAagtcttctttttcatttcctcGACGAATTATTATTCATGTTTAGCGCCGAACCGTTTATCGTTGCGAAG AAAGTGAAGATTACTAATTTCGACCGCGAGAACTTCAAGATCTCTGCGACGGCGTTAGGAGAAGAGTTCACGATCGGCAAACACACGCAAAACGCCGAGGTGAAAGCGATTACGTACTCAGCGATGCAGATCCTCGATCGTCCTCAATCAGAACGTCCCGAACTTTTCGTGATCGTAGACATATAA